One part of the Pseudomonas urmiensis genome encodes these proteins:
- a CDS encoding response regulator: MTQPAEPSHERLKQHFAQRVIHQARQILEIWQRLQRGEWSASDLGELSEANLRLQRYAERFEQPEHGSLSVAIGQTLRAIEANSARLNSESIAELNRLMQRLSRTGLRKGDQLDNVPLPPLRKPVYILLQDHDRAERLAQQLEFFGLGVQALFSAEAFCSSMNERLPAAIVMDVDFSGPGCGLQLAAKAQQGLEQHIPLLFFSLHETDTPTRLAAVRAGGQEFLTGTLEASSLLEKVELLTSAAQYDPFRVLIIDDSRAQAMHTERLLNGAGMITRTLTEPIRTMAELADFQPDLIILDMYMPDCTGTELAKVIRHNDRYVSVPIIYLSAEDDLDKQLDAMSEGGDDFLTKPIRSRHLITTVRNRAARARHLKARMVRDSLTGLYNHTHILQLLEDCSFRARREAQPLSFAMLDIDHFKKINDRHGHPMGDRVIKSLALFLKQRLRKTDYIGRYGGEEFAIVMPNTHLAAAHKVLDEIRRRFSEILYPAQPQDLHCTFSAGVVQLDEQHDALTMASAADEALYRAKHAGRNCVVRVEP, encoded by the coding sequence ATGACCCAGCCAGCAGAGCCCAGCCACGAGCGCCTCAAGCAGCACTTCGCCCAGCGGGTCATCCACCAGGCCCGACAGATCCTCGAGATCTGGCAGCGCCTGCAACGTGGCGAGTGGTCGGCGAGCGACCTGGGCGAGCTGAGCGAGGCCAACCTGCGCCTGCAACGGTACGCCGAGCGCTTCGAACAGCCCGAGCATGGCAGCCTGTCAGTGGCGATCGGGCAGACCTTGCGCGCCATCGAAGCCAACAGTGCGCGACTCAACTCCGAGTCGATCGCTGAGCTCAACCGCTTGATGCAGCGCCTGTCGCGCACCGGCCTGCGCAAAGGTGATCAGCTCGATAACGTGCCGCTGCCACCACTGCGCAAGCCGGTGTATATCCTGCTACAAGATCACGATCGCGCCGAGCGCCTGGCCCAGCAGCTGGAATTCTTTGGCCTGGGCGTGCAGGCCTTGTTCAGCGCCGAGGCGTTCTGCTCGTCGATGAATGAACGGCTGCCTGCGGCGATCGTGATGGACGTCGACTTCAGCGGCCCAGGTTGCGGCTTGCAGCTAGCGGCCAAGGCCCAGCAGGGCCTGGAGCAGCACATCCCGCTGCTGTTCTTCAGCCTGCACGAAACCGACACCCCTACCCGCCTGGCCGCGGTGCGCGCCGGTGGCCAGGAATTTCTCACCGGCACCCTGGAAGCCTCCAGCCTGCTGGAGAAAGTCGAACTGCTGACCAGCGCCGCCCAGTACGACCCGTTTCGGGTGCTGATCATCGACGATTCGCGCGCCCAGGCCATGCACACCGAACGCCTGCTCAACGGCGCCGGAATGATCACTCGCACGCTCACCGAACCGATCCGCACCATGGCCGAGCTTGCCGATTTTCAGCCCGACCTGATCATCCTCGATATGTACATGCCCGATTGCACCGGCACTGAGCTGGCCAAAGTGATACGCCACAACGACCGCTATGTCAGTGTGCCGATCATCTACCTGTCGGCCGAGGATGACCTGGACAAGCAGCTCGATGCCATGAGCGAGGGCGGCGATGACTTCCTGACCAAGCCGATCCGTTCGCGCCACCTGATCACCACCGTGCGCAACCGCGCCGCCCGTGCGCGCCATCTCAAGGCGCGGATGGTTCGTGACAGCCTGACTGGGTTGTACAACCACACCCACATTCTCCAACTGCTGGAGGACTGCAGCTTTCGCGCCCGCCGCGAAGCGCAGCCGCTGAGCTTTGCCATGCTCGATATCGATCACTTCAAAAAGATCAACGACCGCCACGGCCACCCCATGGGCGATCGGGTGATCAAGAGCCTGGCGTTGTTTCTCAAGCAACGGTTGCGCAAGACCGACTATATCGGCCGCTATGGCGGTGAAGAGTTCGCCATTGTCATGCCCAATACCCACCTGGCGGCAGCGCATAAGGTGCTCGACGAAATTCGTCGGCGGTTCTCCGAGATTCTCTATCCAGCCCAGCCGCAGGACCTGCATTGCACTTTCAGCGCCGGGGTGGTGCAACTGGATGAACAGCATGATGCGCTGACCATGGCCAGTGCCGCAGACGAGGCGCTGTACCGAGCCAAACATGCGGGACGTAACTGTGTGGTGCGAGTAGAGCCGTAG
- a CDS encoding protein-disulfide reductase DsbD, producing MRRLFFLLFLLLASPAFASGLLDNRPSATLGASSLSNSADFLPVHEAFKLSLVSSDAHTIKLRFVASDGYYLYRHRFQFRSEPADIALGTAQIPPGEAKHDEFFGDVEVYHGVLDITLPRPAADQRAFTLLVGYQGCADKGLCYPPETARLPITGEGGVVPGSSDAGWNWKSLLLFFLAGVGLTFTPCVLPMLPILSGVVLRGQVGGWRGLSLSLAYVLPMAACFAVLGALMGVFGASLNLQARLQSAWVLVPFALFFVIFALAMFGLFELKLPQALSNRLDSVANRTKGGSLLGAAVLGVLSSLLVSPCVSAPLAGALLYISASGDALGGALKLFALGLGMGAPLLLVATGGAAWLPKSGAWLNTVKNAIGVLLLGLAIGLLSRVLPGPVTLLLIGLLAAGVALFLGALEFVIKTPRERLAQLLGLALLVYALACWYGALSGQGDPLRPLPHAAVATSAGTSVSKTDAWQTITTPAALDAALAQAKAAGQPVLLDWYADWCISCKVIEHEVLSAPQVQAQLGTFKLLRFDITESNAEQRGLLDRYQLFGPPALLFFAANGSEMTSDRVVGEINAGEFADILTRVRGKLGL from the coding sequence ATGCGCCGCCTGTTTTTCCTGCTGTTCCTGCTGCTGGCAAGCCCCGCCTTCGCCAGCGGCCTGCTCGATAACCGCCCCAGCGCCACCCTCGGCGCGTCTTCGCTGAGCAACAGCGCCGACTTCCTGCCGGTGCACGAGGCCTTCAAGCTCAGCCTGGTCAGTAGCGACGCGCACACCATCAAGCTGCGTTTCGTTGCCAGCGACGGCTACTACCTCTATCGCCACCGCTTCCAGTTTCGCAGCGAGCCGGCCGACATTGCCCTGGGCACGGCGCAGATCCCGCCAGGCGAGGCCAAGCACGACGAATTCTTCGGCGATGTCGAGGTGTATCACGGCGTCCTCGACATCACCCTCCCACGCCCAGCCGCCGATCAACGTGCCTTCACCCTGCTGGTGGGCTACCAGGGCTGCGCCGACAAGGGTTTGTGCTATCCGCCGGAAACCGCGCGACTGCCGATCACTGGCGAGGGTGGCGTAGTCCCAGGCTCATCAGACGCCGGCTGGAATTGGAAATCGCTGTTGCTGTTCTTCCTAGCCGGTGTCGGCCTGACCTTCACCCCCTGCGTACTGCCGATGCTGCCAATCCTCTCTGGGGTGGTCCTGCGCGGTCAGGTGGGCGGATGGCGTGGCCTGAGCCTGTCGCTGGCCTATGTGCTGCCGATGGCCGCCTGCTTCGCCGTGCTCGGTGCGCTGATGGGCGTCTTCGGTGCCAGCCTGAACCTGCAGGCACGCCTGCAATCGGCCTGGGTACTGGTGCCGTTTGCGCTGTTCTTCGTGATCTTCGCCCTGGCCATGTTCGGCTTATTCGAGCTGAAGCTGCCGCAAGCCTTGAGCAATCGCCTGGACAGCGTCGCCAACCGCACCAAAGGTGGCTCGCTGCTAGGCGCGGCGGTGCTCGGCGTACTCTCCAGCCTGCTGGTTTCGCCTTGCGTCTCGGCGCCGCTGGCCGGCGCCCTGCTGTATATCAGCGCCAGTGGCGATGCGCTGGGCGGCGCGTTGAAGCTGTTCGCCCTGGGCCTGGGCATGGGTGCGCCACTGTTGCTGGTGGCGACCGGCGGTGCAGCCTGGCTACCCAAGAGCGGTGCTTGGCTCAATACCGTCAAGAACGCGATTGGCGTACTGCTGCTGGGCCTGGCGATCGGTCTGCTCAGCCGAGTCTTGCCAGGCCCAGTGACGCTGCTGCTGATTGGTCTGCTGGCGGCAGGCGTAGCGCTGTTCCTTGGCGCGCTGGAGTTTGTCATCAAGACGCCCCGGGAACGTCTGGCGCAACTGCTGGGCCTGGCCCTGCTGGTGTATGCGCTGGCCTGCTGGTACGGCGCCTTGAGCGGCCAGGGCGATCCGTTGCGGCCACTGCCGCACGCCGCGGTGGCGACAAGCGCAGGCACATCGGTGAGCAAGACCGATGCCTGGCAGACCATCACCACCCCCGCAGCGCTGGATGCGGCCTTGGCTCAGGCCAAGGCGGCAGGCCAGCCGGTGCTGCTCGACTGGTACGCCGACTGGTGCATCAGCTGCAAGGTGATCGAGCACGAAGTGCTCAGCGCACCCCAGGTGCAAGCTCAGCTGGGCACCTTCAAATTGCTGCGTTTCGATATCACCGAAAGCAACGCCGAGCAGCGCGGCCTGCTCGACCGTTACCAGCTGTTCGGCCCGCCAGCACTGCTGTTCTTTGCCGCGAACGGCAGCGAAATGACCAGCGATCGGGTCGTTGGCGAAATAAACGCCGGCGAATTTGCAGACATTCTCACGCGCGTGCGCGGCAAACTCGGTCTATAA
- the aroQ gene encoding type II 3-dehydroquinate dehydratase, producing the protein MATLLVLHGPNLNLLGTREPGHYGAATLAQINQDLEQRARAAGHHLQYLQSNAEYELIDRIHAARNEGVDFILINPAAFTHTSVALRDALLAVSIPFIEVHLSNVHKREPFRHHSYFSDVAVGVICGLGATGYRLALESALEHLAANAQP; encoded by the coding sequence ATGGCAACCCTACTGGTGCTGCATGGCCCCAACCTCAACCTGCTCGGTACCCGCGAGCCAGGTCACTATGGTGCCGCCACCCTCGCCCAGATCAACCAGGACCTGGAGCAGCGTGCCCGCGCCGCAGGCCACCATCTGCAGTACCTGCAGAGCAATGCCGAATACGAACTGATCGACCGTATCCACGCCGCGCGTAACGAAGGCGTCGACTTCATCCTGATCAATCCGGCTGCTTTCACCCACACCAGCGTCGCATTACGTGACGCATTGCTGGCAGTGAGCATCCCATTCATCGAAGTGCACCTGTCCAACGTGCACAAGCGTGAACCGTTCCGTCATCACTCCTACTTTTCCGATGTTGCTGTAGGGGTGATCTGCGGCTTGGGCGCCACCGGTTACCGGTTGGCCCTGGAGTCTGCGCTGGAACACCTGGCTGCCAACGCACAGCCCTGA
- the accB gene encoding acetyl-CoA carboxylase biotin carboxyl carrier protein yields MDIRKVKKLIELLEESGIDELEIKEGEESVRISRHSKTPAAQQYFAPQPMHAAPVAAAPVAAAPVAEAAAAAPALKGTVVRSPMVGTFYRKPSPTSPNFAEVGQSIKKGDTLCIVEAMKMMNHIEAEIGGVIDAILVEDGQPVEFDQPLFTIV; encoded by the coding sequence ATGGATATCCGTAAAGTCAAAAAGCTGATCGAACTGCTGGAAGAGTCCGGCATCGACGAACTGGAGATCAAGGAAGGCGAAGAGTCCGTTCGCATCAGCCGTCACAGCAAGACCCCAGCTGCCCAGCAGTACTTCGCTCCACAACCGATGCACGCAGCGCCCGTCGCCGCCGCTCCAGTTGCAGCCGCACCAGTGGCTGAAGCCGCTGCCGCCGCACCTGCACTGAAAGGCACCGTGGTCCGTTCGCCGATGGTAGGTACCTTCTACCGCAAGCCTTCGCCGACCTCGCCGAACTTCGCTGAAGTCGGTCAGAGCATCAAGAAGGGCGACACCCTGTGCATCGTCGAAGCGATGAAGATGATGAACCACATCGAAGCCGAAATCGGCGGTGTCATCGACGCCATCCTGGTAGAAGACGGTCAGCCGGTTGAGTTCGACCAGCCGCTGTTCACCATCGTTTGA
- the accC gene encoding acetyl-CoA carboxylase biotin carboxylase subunit translates to MSGKLEKVLIANRGEIALRILRACKELGIKTVAVHSTADRELMHLGLADESVCIGPASSKDSYLHIPAIIAAAEVTGATAIHPGYGFLAENADFAEQVEKSGFAFIGPKADTIRLMGDKVSAKDAMIKTGVPTVPGSDGPLPEDEETALAIAREVGYPVIIKAAGGGGGRGMRVVHKEEDLISSAKLTRTEAGAAFGNPMVYLEKFLTNPRHVEVQVLSDGQGNAIHLGDRDCSLQRRHQKVLEEAPAPGIDEQARQEVFKRCVDACIEIGYRGAGTFEFLYENGRFYFIEMNTRVQVEHPVSEMVTGIDIVKEMLSIAAGNKLSFTQEDVVIRGHSLECRINAEDPKKFIPSPGTVKHFHAPGGNGVRVDSHLYSGYSVPPNYDSLIGKLITYGKDRDEAMARMRNALDEIVVDGIKTNIPLHRDLVRDEGFCKGGVNIHYLEHKLANQD, encoded by the coding sequence ATGTCTGGGAAGCTGGAAAAAGTCCTGATCGCCAACCGTGGGGAAATTGCCCTGCGGATCCTGCGTGCCTGCAAAGAGCTGGGCATCAAGACCGTCGCCGTGCACTCCACGGCCGACCGTGAACTGATGCACCTGGGCCTGGCAGACGAGTCGGTCTGCATTGGTCCTGCTTCGTCCAAAGACTCCTACCTGCACATCCCGGCGATCATCGCCGCTGCCGAAGTGACAGGCGCTACCGCAATCCACCCTGGCTACGGCTTCCTCGCGGAAAACGCCGACTTCGCCGAGCAAGTGGAGAAATCCGGTTTCGCCTTCATCGGCCCGAAAGCCGATACCATTCGCCTGATGGGCGACAAGGTTTCGGCCAAGGACGCGATGATCAAGACCGGCGTGCCAACCGTTCCGGGTTCTGACGGCCCACTGCCGGAAGACGAAGAAACCGCCCTGGCGATCGCTCGCGAAGTCGGTTATCCGGTGATCATCAAGGCCGCCGGTGGCGGTGGTGGTCGCGGTATGCGCGTGGTGCACAAGGAAGAGGATCTGATCTCCTCGGCCAAACTGACCCGTACCGAAGCCGGTGCAGCCTTCGGCAACCCGATGGTCTACCTGGAGAAGTTCCTGACCAACCCACGTCACGTGGAAGTTCAGGTGCTGTCCGACGGCCAAGGCAATGCCATCCACCTGGGCGATCGCGACTGCTCCTTGCAGCGCCGTCACCAGAAGGTGCTGGAAGAGGCTCCGGCCCCAGGCATCGATGAGCAGGCCCGCCAGGAAGTTTTCAAGCGTTGCGTCGATGCCTGCATCGAGATCGGCTACCGTGGCGCTGGCACCTTCGAGTTCCTCTACGAGAACGGTCGTTTCTACTTCATCGAGATGAACACCCGTGTTCAGGTGGAGCACCCGGTTTCGGAGATGGTCACCGGTATCGACATCGTCAAGGAGATGCTCAGCATCGCCGCTGGCAACAAGCTGTCGTTCACCCAGGAAGACGTGGTGATCCGCGGTCACTCGCTGGAGTGCCGGATCAACGCCGAAGACCCGAAGAAGTTCATCCCAAGCCCAGGTACCGTCAAGCACTTCCATGCCCCAGGTGGCAATGGCGTGCGGGTCGATTCGCACCTGTACAGCGGCTATTCGGTTCCGCCGAACTATGACTCGCTGATCGGCAAGCTGATCACCTACGGCAAGGATCGCGACGAGGCCATGGCGCGCATGCGCAATGCCCTGGACGAGATCGTCGTCGACGGCATCAAGACCAACATCCCACTGCACCGCGACCTGGTGCGTGATGAAGGTTTCTGCAAAGGTGGCGTCAACATCCATTACCTCGAGCACAAACTGGCTAACCAGGATTGA
- a CDS encoding GNAT family acetyltransferase → MEIRLLHGAAIAPYIDDLARLRLTVFREFPYLYDGTLESEADYLANYARSGRSLVVLVLDDSKLVGASLGLPLVDGSSQLQQPFLAQGRDPASVYYFAESVLLPAYRGRGLGVRFFIERESYAHKLAEFDYCAFCTVERPNGHPLRPTDYKPLHGFWRNRGFLDEPSLRSSHAWRDLDEQEESAKIMSFWLKPLPL, encoded by the coding sequence ATGGAAATCCGCCTGCTGCACGGCGCCGCGATTGCGCCTTACATCGATGACCTCGCTCGCCTGCGCCTGACGGTGTTTCGCGAATTTCCCTACCTCTATGATGGCACCCTGGAGTCTGAGGCCGACTACCTGGCCAATTACGCCCGCTCTGGGCGTAGTCTGGTGGTCCTGGTCCTGGACGATAGCAAGCTGGTTGGTGCCTCGCTTGGCCTGCCGCTGGTCGATGGATCGAGCCAGTTGCAGCAGCCGTTCCTGGCGCAGGGGCGCGATCCGGCAAGCGTTTATTACTTTGCTGAGTCGGTGTTGCTACCCGCCTATCGAGGCAGGGGCCTGGGGGTGCGCTTTTTCATCGAACGCGAGTCTTATGCGCACAAGCTGGCTGAATTCGACTATTGCGCGTTCTGCACGGTGGAGCGCCCGAATGGTCATCCACTAAGGCCGACGGACTACAAGCCACTGCACGGGTTCTGGCGCAACCGGGGGTTTCTTGACGAGCCATCCTTGCGCAGCTCACACGCCTGGCGCGATCTGGATGAGCAGGAGGAATCGGCCAAGATCATGTCGTTCTGGCTCAAGCCGCTGCCGCTCTGA
- a CDS encoding ketosteroid isomerase-related protein — MTATELVNAYYRALNAKDLPALLALLSEDVIHDINQGERQMGKRAFAAFLDNFNRCYSERLADLVVMENTEGTRAAAEFTVHGAYLADAPGLPPAKGQTYVLSAGAFFYIHCGKIARISHYSNLNDWLEQVV, encoded by the coding sequence ATGACCGCTACTGAACTGGTCAACGCCTACTACCGCGCCCTCAACGCCAAGGACCTGCCAGCCTTGCTCGCCCTGCTCAGCGAAGATGTGATCCATGACATCAACCAAGGCGAGCGGCAGATGGGCAAGCGAGCGTTTGCCGCATTCTTGGACAACTTCAACCGCTGCTATAGCGAGCGCTTGGCCGATCTGGTGGTCATGGAAAATACCGAAGGCACTCGCGCAGCGGCCGAATTTACCGTGCATGGGGCGTATCTTGCCGATGCCCCTGGGTTGCCCCCGGCCAAAGGGCAGACCTATGTGCTATCGGCCGGGGCGTTCTTCTATATCCACTGCGGCAAGATTGCCCGGATAAGTCATTACTCCAACCTCAATGATTGGCTCGAGCAGGTGGTGTGA
- the prmA gene encoding 50S ribosomal protein L11 methyltransferase gives MPWLQVRLAISPEQAETYEDALLEVGAVSVTFMDAEDQPIFEPDLNTTPLWSHTHLLALFEADAEPEQVFAHLRLLTNAELPEHHAEVIEDQDWERSWMDNFQPMRFGRRLWIVPSWHEAPEKDAVNLLLDPGLAFGTGTHPTTALCLEWLDGQQLQDSQVLDFGCGSGILAIAALLLGAREAVGTDIDVQALEASRDNAGRNGIGAERFPLYLPEHMPAMQADVLVANILAGPLVSLAPQLSGLVRPGGLLALSGILAEQGEEVAAAYTKDFDLDPIAERDGWVRISGRRRSVGLE, from the coding sequence ATGCCCTGGCTGCAAGTACGCCTGGCCATCAGCCCAGAACAAGCCGAAACCTACGAAGATGCCCTGCTGGAAGTGGGTGCTGTCTCGGTGACTTTCATGGACGCCGAGGACCAGCCGATCTTCGAGCCGGACCTCAACACCACCCCGCTGTGGTCGCACACCCACCTTTTGGCCTTGTTCGAAGCCGATGCCGAGCCTGAGCAGGTATTCGCCCACCTGCGCCTGCTGACCAACGCCGAACTGCCCGAGCACCACGCCGAGGTGATCGAGGACCAGGACTGGGAACGCAGCTGGATGGACAACTTCCAGCCGATGCGCTTCGGCCGTCGCCTGTGGATCGTGCCGAGCTGGCATGAAGCGCCGGAAAAAGATGCAGTGAACCTGCTGCTCGATCCGGGCCTGGCTTTCGGCACCGGCACCCACCCGACCACCGCACTGTGCCTGGAATGGCTCGATGGCCAACAGCTCCAGGACAGCCAGGTGCTGGACTTCGGTTGCGGCTCGGGCATTCTGGCCATCGCCGCGCTGCTGCTCGGCGCCCGCGAAGCGGTCGGCACCGACATCGACGTACAGGCGCTGGAAGCTTCGCGCGACAACGCCGGGCGCAATGGCATAGGCGCAGAGCGCTTCCCGCTGTACCTGCCGGAACACATGCCGGCCATGCAGGCCGACGTGCTGGTCGCCAATATTCTCGCAGGCCCATTGGTGTCGCTGGCCCCGCAATTGTCCGGGCTGGTTCGCCCCGGTGGCCTGCTGGCGTTGTCGGGGATCCTCGCCGAACAAGGTGAGGAAGTCGCCGCAGCCTACACCAAGGACTTCGACCTGGATCCGATCGCTGAACGCGACGGTTGGGTGCGCATCAGTGGTCGCCGTCGTTCAGTCGGCCTAGAATAA
- a CDS encoding DUF3426 domain-containing protein produces MTDSFVTQCPHCQTSFRVTHHQLSVARGVVRCGQCLQVFNAAKQLLEQNRAGTAQPAPATAVAPTPEAVDAPAPAPVDAPTADNWAATSQALDDLDLDQALAHLERRDQPVEGQAEARNDALQARRDDHSLDEHHDQPFGNATDEPAQELPALLEPQPPLIEAQPLDLEPAPGERTEPTLSLDLEADDEPARQQPTIALDEPEPELHLHDRLAARDDDELTEKGISALDEEMRSEHLSAHADDDLDPARNERNERIEPGLSARATRRKEPLIDVVDDPLQLDWQKPKANWAKRLLWGTLTLLAAGLLAFQYVWFHFDEMARQDQYRPWFQQLCPLVGCQVPTRVDIARIKSSNLVVRSHPDFKGALIVDAIIYNRAPFSQPFPLLELRFADLNGQLIASRRFKPSEYLSGELAGRGEMPSQTPIHIALDILDPGPKAVNYSLSFRSPE; encoded by the coding sequence ATGACCGACAGTTTCGTCACCCAGTGCCCGCATTGCCAGACCAGCTTTCGCGTCACTCATCATCAGTTGAGCGTGGCCCGTGGGGTGGTTCGTTGCGGCCAGTGCCTACAGGTGTTCAACGCCGCCAAGCAGTTGCTTGAGCAGAACCGTGCCGGCACTGCCCAGCCCGCTCCGGCGACGGCCGTCGCGCCGACGCCAGAAGCTGTCGACGCGCCAGCACCGGCGCCTGTCGACGCGCCAACCGCCGACAACTGGGCGGCCACCTCGCAAGCCCTTGATGACCTCGACCTGGACCAGGCGCTGGCTCATCTGGAGCGCCGTGACCAGCCGGTAGAAGGCCAGGCCGAAGCCCGCAACGATGCGCTGCAAGCCCGGCGTGACGATCACAGCCTGGACGAACACCACGACCAGCCGTTCGGCAATGCCACCGACGAGCCCGCGCAAGAGCTCCCGGCGCTGCTCGAGCCACAGCCGCCGTTGATCGAGGCACAACCACTGGACCTGGAACCGGCCCCCGGCGAACGCACCGAGCCAACCCTGAGCCTGGACCTGGAAGCCGACGACGAACCGGCTCGTCAGCAACCGACCATTGCCCTGGACGAGCCTGAGCCTGAACTCCATCTGCACGACCGGCTGGCCGCGCGCGATGACGACGAGCTGACGGAAAAAGGCATATCCGCGCTCGACGAAGAAATGCGCAGCGAGCACCTCTCGGCCCATGCCGACGACGACCTCGACCCAGCTCGCAACGAACGCAACGAACGCATCGAACCCGGCCTCAGTGCCCGCGCAACGCGGCGCAAGGAGCCGTTGATCGATGTGGTCGACGACCCGTTGCAACTGGACTGGCAAAAGCCCAAGGCCAATTGGGCCAAGCGCCTGCTGTGGGGCACCCTGACCTTGCTCGCTGCCGGGCTGCTGGCGTTCCAGTATGTCTGGTTCCATTTCGACGAGATGGCCCGTCAGGATCAGTACCGCCCGTGGTTCCAGCAGCTGTGTCCGCTGGTCGGCTGCCAAGTGCCCACTCGGGTCGATATCGCCCGGATCAAGAGCAGTAACCTGGTAGTACGCAGCCACCCGGACTTCAAAGGTGCCCTGATCGTCGATGCAATCATTTACAACCGCGCGCCATTCTCCCAGCCCTTCCCGCTGCTGGAGCTGCGCTTCGCCGACCTCAACGGTCAATTGATTGCCAGCCGTCGCTTCAAACCCAGCGAATACCTCTCCGGCGAATTGGCCGGTCGTGGCGAAATGCCCAGCCAGACGCCCATCCACATCGCCCTGGATATCCTCGACCCAGGCCCGAAGGCGGTGAACTACAGCCTCAGCTTCCGCTCTCCGGAATAA
- the dusB gene encoding tRNA dihydrouridine synthase DusB has protein sequence MSAVRIGPYTLRNNLILAPMAGVTDQPFRTLCQRLGAGMVVSEMVSSDMSLWDSRKSRLRRIHEGDPEPRSVQIAGGDAQMMAAAALANVEAGAQIIDINMGCPAKKVCNKAAGSALLRDEALVSEILHAVVGAVEVPVTLKIRTGWDRANKNGLNVAKIAEQAGIQALAVHGRTRADLYTGEAEYDTIAAIKQAVSIPVFANGDVTSPEKARLVLDATGADGLLIGRAAQGRPWIFREIEHYLRTGQHLPAPELDEVERILLEHLAALHAFYGDVMGVRIARKHVGWYLATRPGGKEFRSRFNALDETQAQCANVREFFRECRQSLETKDEQGVAA, from the coding sequence ATGTCGGCGGTACGCATCGGCCCTTATACACTGCGAAACAACCTGATCCTTGCGCCCATGGCCGGGGTTACGGACCAACCTTTCCGCACACTTTGCCAACGCCTCGGCGCAGGCATGGTGGTCTCGGAAATGGTCAGCAGCGACATGAGCCTGTGGGACAGCCGCAAGTCGCGTCTGCGCCGCATCCATGAAGGCGATCCCGAGCCACGCTCGGTACAGATCGCCGGCGGTGATGCGCAGATGATGGCAGCGGCGGCCCTGGCCAATGTCGAGGCGGGCGCCCAGATCATCGATATCAACATGGGCTGCCCGGCAAAAAAAGTCTGCAACAAGGCCGCAGGCTCTGCTTTATTGAGAGATGAAGCCTTGGTCAGCGAGATCCTCCATGCCGTGGTCGGCGCAGTAGAGGTCCCGGTGACGCTGAAGATTCGTACCGGCTGGGACCGGGCGAACAAGAACGGCCTGAACGTGGCGAAGATCGCCGAGCAGGCTGGCATCCAGGCGCTTGCGGTGCATGGCCGCACACGCGCCGACCTGTACACCGGCGAAGCCGAGTACGACACCATCGCTGCGATCAAGCAGGCGGTGTCGATCCCGGTGTTTGCCAACGGCGATGTAACCTCGCCAGAAAAGGCCCGACTGGTGCTCGACGCCACCGGTGCCGACGGCCTGCTGATCGGCCGTGCCGCCCAAGGGCGGCCGTGGATCTTCCGCGAGATCGAGCATTACCTGCGGACCGGCCAACACCTGCCAGCTCCCGAGCTGGACGAGGTGGAACGCATTCTGCTGGAGCACCTGGCCGCGTTGCATGCCTTCTATGGCGATGTGATGGGCGTACGTATCGCCCGCAAGCACGTTGGCTGGTACCTGGCAACACGACCCGGCGGCAAGGAGTTTCGCTCCCGGTTCAACGCTTTGGATGAGACACAAGCGCAGTGCGCCAACGTTCGCGAGTTCTTTCGCGAATGTCGACAGAGCCTTGAAACAAAGGACGAACAAGGGGTGGCCGCATGA
- the fis gene encoding DNA-binding transcriptional regulator Fis, with translation MTMMTETLVSGTTPVSDNANLKQHLNTPSEEGQTLRDSVEKALHNYFAHLEGASVTDVYNLVLSEVEAPLLESVMNYVKGNQTKASEMLGLNRGTLRKKLKQYDLL, from the coding sequence ATGACGATGATGACCGAGACTTTAGTGAGTGGAACAACGCCCGTGAGCGACAACGCCAACCTCAAACAGCACCTCAATACGCCAAGCGAAGAGGGCCAGACCCTTCGCGACAGCGTCGAGAAGGCGCTGCATAACTACTTCGCCCACCTCGAAGGCGCTTCCGTCACGGACGTGTACAACCTGGTGCTCTCGGAGGTCGAGGCGCCGCTGCTCGAAAGTGTGATGAACTACGTCAAGGGTAACCAGACCAAGGCCAGCGAGATGCTCGGACTCAACCGAGGCACCCTGCGCAAGAAGCTCAAGCAGTACGACTTGTTGTAA